From Streptomyces sp. HUAS MG91, the proteins below share one genomic window:
- a CDS encoding HAD-IC family P-type ATPase, with product MTAHTAAEVWYTRSAEAVAGQLGVDPVLGLSAARAAARLAEDGPNALPQERTRGALSRFLGQYTSYMQLILTASAVVSLAVREWATAVVLFALTVLNAVIGLRQEGKAESAMNALKEMSKATARVRRDGNEARIPAEEVVVGDIVLLAAGDEVPADGRLLSASSLQIDESALTGESVPVAKDPAPVRGSDLGPADQTDMAFMNTPVTHGSGVLLVTATGTATQLGRIAGMLTATRPEPSPLTVELNRLTLWIVGAAGLTMIVMFALGRSRGEAWDALFVAAVSLAIAAIPEALPTVTQTILSLGGLELARRGAIVKDLPSVETLGFTSAVNSDKTGTLTMNQMTVVEVVDAFDRYTVSGTGYSLEGRVHHAAGSTAAIDDAILPYLVANDATLVDGQVVGDPTEGALLVLGHKAGLDIDATRDRLPRLATLPFDPAHKLMATFHETRDETGRAVVRCFVKGAAPAVLARAATALSEGTAVPFDAALRERAQGEVERMERAGRRVMAAAVRDLDPARFAPSGDLLALVTELSVTSLVGMADPPRAESRAAVAAAQAAHIRVRMVTGDDVITGAAIAEQVGIGGEAILGADFAALPEAERLARIDRIGVVGRVAPEHKVLLADTLKKHGDVVAMTGDGVNDAPAIKAADIGIAMGSGTEVAKNAGRMILSDDNFATIVHAVEQGRKIYDNLTKYIRFVLVLLVVFVLTFLGATLLNLAGGEPFSPAQVLWIHFFVNAAFGFSLGFDRVRPGLMARRPRPRGEPVMTGGLMVTVGLVGAFVAVALLALIKLGEARYDSPRIGNSIAFTAFALCLIVAALECREQTGTVLTTRTFDSKQLNWTLLGEFVLAVLATQTDVLNRLLGTTPLHIGQFAWALLPALALLGLWELGKLLARRRQRG from the coding sequence ATGACCGCGCACACCGCGGCGGAGGTCTGGTACACACGCTCGGCCGAGGCGGTCGCCGGGCAGCTCGGCGTCGACCCGGTCCTCGGCCTGAGCGCCGCGCGCGCCGCCGCCCGGCTCGCCGAGGACGGGCCCAACGCGCTGCCGCAGGAACGCACCCGCGGCGCACTGAGCCGCTTCCTCGGCCAGTACACCTCCTACATGCAGCTGATCCTCACCGCCTCGGCCGTCGTGTCGCTCGCGGTCCGGGAGTGGGCGACGGCCGTGGTGCTGTTCGCCCTGACCGTCCTGAACGCCGTCATCGGGCTGCGTCAGGAAGGCAAGGCGGAGAGCGCCATGAACGCCCTGAAGGAGATGTCCAAGGCCACCGCCCGGGTGCGCCGCGACGGCAACGAGGCGCGGATCCCCGCCGAGGAGGTCGTCGTCGGCGACATCGTGCTGCTCGCCGCGGGCGACGAGGTCCCGGCCGACGGACGCCTGCTGTCGGCCAGCTCGCTCCAGATCGACGAGTCCGCGCTGACCGGCGAGAGCGTCCCCGTGGCGAAGGACCCGGCACCGGTGCGCGGCAGCGACCTCGGGCCCGCGGACCAGACCGACATGGCGTTCATGAACACCCCCGTCACCCACGGCAGCGGCGTCCTGCTGGTCACCGCCACCGGCACCGCGACCCAGCTCGGCCGGATCGCCGGGATGCTGACCGCGACCCGGCCCGAACCCTCGCCCCTCACCGTGGAGCTGAACCGGCTCACCCTGTGGATCGTCGGCGCCGCCGGACTGACCATGATCGTGATGTTCGCCCTGGGGCGCAGCCGCGGCGAGGCCTGGGACGCGCTCTTCGTGGCCGCCGTCTCGCTCGCGATCGCCGCGATCCCCGAGGCGCTGCCCACCGTCACCCAGACGATCCTCTCGCTCGGCGGACTCGAACTCGCCCGCCGCGGCGCCATCGTCAAGGACCTGCCGTCGGTGGAGACCCTCGGCTTCACCTCGGCCGTGAACTCCGACAAGACCGGCACCCTGACGATGAACCAGATGACCGTCGTCGAGGTCGTCGACGCCTTCGACCGGTACACCGTCTCCGGCACCGGCTACTCCCTGGAGGGCCGCGTCCACCACGCCGCGGGGTCCACCGCGGCCATCGACGACGCGATCCTGCCCTACCTCGTCGCCAACGACGCCACGCTCGTCGACGGGCAGGTGGTGGGCGACCCCACCGAGGGCGCCCTGCTGGTCCTCGGCCACAAGGCGGGCCTCGACATCGACGCGACCCGCGACCGGCTGCCCCGGCTCGCGACCCTGCCGTTCGACCCGGCCCACAAGCTCATGGCGACCTTCCACGAGACCCGCGACGAGACGGGCCGGGCGGTCGTGCGCTGCTTCGTCAAGGGCGCGGCGCCGGCCGTCCTGGCACGCGCCGCCACCGCCCTCTCCGAAGGGACGGCTGTCCCCTTCGACGCCGCCCTGCGCGAACGGGCACAGGGCGAGGTGGAACGGATGGAGCGGGCGGGCCGCCGCGTCATGGCCGCCGCCGTCCGCGACCTCGACCCCGCCCGCTTCGCACCGAGCGGCGACCTCCTCGCCCTCGTCACGGAGCTGAGCGTCACCAGTCTCGTCGGCATGGCCGACCCGCCGCGCGCCGAGTCCAGGGCTGCCGTGGCCGCCGCGCAGGCCGCCCACATCCGCGTCCGCATGGTCACCGGCGACGACGTCATCACCGGCGCCGCCATCGCCGAACAGGTCGGCATCGGCGGCGAGGCGATCCTCGGCGCCGACTTCGCCGCCCTGCCGGAGGCGGAACGCCTGGCGCGCATCGACCGGATCGGCGTGGTCGGCCGCGTCGCCCCCGAGCACAAGGTGCTCCTCGCCGACACCCTCAAGAAGCACGGCGACGTCGTCGCCATGACCGGCGACGGCGTCAACGACGCCCCCGCCATCAAGGCCGCCGACATCGGCATCGCCATGGGCTCGGGCACCGAGGTCGCCAAGAACGCCGGGCGGATGATCCTGTCCGACGACAACTTCGCCACGATCGTCCACGCCGTCGAACAGGGCCGCAAGATCTACGACAACCTCACCAAGTACATCCGGTTCGTCCTCGTCCTGCTCGTCGTCTTCGTCCTCACCTTCCTCGGCGCGACCCTGCTCAACCTGGCCGGGGGCGAACCCTTCAGCCCCGCCCAGGTGCTGTGGATCCACTTCTTCGTCAACGCCGCCTTCGGCTTCTCCCTGGGCTTCGACCGGGTCAGGCCGGGCCTGATGGCCCGCCGTCCGCGCCCGCGCGGCGAACCCGTGATGACCGGCGGCCTGATGGTCACCGTGGGCCTCGTCGGCGCCTTCGTCGCCGTCGCGCTGCTCGCCCTGATCAAGCTGGGCGAGGCACGCTACGACAGCCCGCGCATCGGCAACTCGATCGCCTTCACCGCGTTCGCGCTCTGCCTGATCGTGGCCGCGCTCGAATGCCGTGAGCAGACCGGCACCGTCCTGACGACCCGGACCTTCGACAGCAAGCAGCTCAACTGGACGCTCCTCGGCGAGTTCGTGCTCGCCGTCCTGGCGACCCAGACGGACGTCCTCAACCGCCTGCTCGGCACGACACCGCTGCACATCGGCCAGTTCGCCTGGGCCCTGCTGCCCGCCCTCGCCCTGCTCGGGCTGTGGGAACTCGGCAAGCTGCTCGCCCGCCGCCGGCAGCGGGGCTGA
- a CDS encoding polyphosphate kinase 2 family protein — protein MREGPARTPDEQAERIAEFIAPLKVRPGAKVHLADDFDPAYRAGVKNKKAGRELLRTGVELLADYQRRLAADGATGVLLCLQALDAGGKDGTIRHVMSGVNPQGVRVAGFKVPSADELGHDYLWRYARNLPHRGEIGIFNRSHYEEVLVVRVHPELLSRQRLPDTTTGRKLWRRRYREINDWERYLTENGFRVVKLFLNLSKEEQRVRFLKRIDLPDHNWKFSAADVRERGCWDAYQSAFSEMLSATSTTWAPWYVIPADRKWFARICAAAVLAHTLIDIDPRYPEIDDKSRGELAREKKKLEREAPAGSAADPYAAGHGRDRRRKR, from the coding sequence ATGCGCGAAGGACCTGCACGGACGCCGGACGAACAAGCCGAGCGGATCGCCGAGTTCATCGCTCCGCTGAAGGTGCGGCCCGGCGCCAAGGTGCATCTGGCGGACGACTTCGACCCCGCCTACCGGGCGGGCGTGAAGAACAAGAAGGCCGGCCGGGAGCTGCTGCGCACCGGCGTCGAGCTCCTGGCCGACTACCAGCGGCGGCTCGCCGCCGACGGCGCGACCGGGGTGCTGCTCTGCCTCCAGGCGTTGGACGCGGGCGGCAAGGACGGCACCATCCGCCACGTCATGAGCGGGGTGAACCCGCAGGGCGTCCGCGTGGCGGGCTTCAAGGTGCCCTCCGCGGACGAGCTCGGCCACGACTACCTGTGGCGCTACGCCCGCAACCTGCCCCACCGAGGAGAGATCGGCATCTTCAACCGGTCCCACTACGAGGAGGTGCTCGTGGTGCGGGTCCACCCCGAACTCCTCAGCCGCCAGCGGCTGCCGGACACCACCACGGGCCGCAAGCTGTGGCGCCGCCGCTACCGGGAGATCAACGACTGGGAGCGGTATCTGACCGAGAACGGCTTCCGCGTCGTGAAGCTGTTCCTCAACCTGTCCAAGGAGGAGCAGCGCGTCCGCTTCCTCAAACGGATCGACCTGCCCGACCACAACTGGAAGTTCTCGGCGGCGGACGTGCGCGAACGCGGCTGCTGGGACGCCTACCAGAGCGCGTTCTCCGAGATGCTCTCCGCGACCAGCACCACGTGGGCGCCCTGGTACGTGATCCCCGCGGACCGCAAGTGGTTCGCGCGGATCTGCGCTGCCGCCGTCCTCGCCCACACCCTCATCGACATCGATCCGCGCTACCCGGAGATCGACGACAAGAGCCGCGGCGAACTCGCCCGCGAGAAGAAGAAGCTGGAGCGCGAGGCGCCGGCCGGTTCGGCGGCGGACCCCTACGCCGCCGGTCACGGGCGGGATCGGAGGCGGAAGCGATGA